A region of Polyangiaceae bacterium DNA encodes the following proteins:
- a CDS encoding nucleotidyltransferase, whose amino-acid sequence MSVRESIDAIVHELHAAGVEFIIVGATAAVMVGTPILTQDVDIVPRRTLENAQRLHEWLLAHGAYHRLDLANRRLPPTRDVLMGHGHVNLQIDLGMLDILCELETGQGYEELLADTVLVDIGDGKLVRVLSLSRLIAAKAHAGRPKDRAVLPVLMATLDEQKRRGSSG is encoded by the coding sequence TTGTCGGTCCGTGAATCCATCGACGCCATTGTGCACGAGCTTCATGCTGCGGGTGTCGAATTCATCATAGTTGGCGCGACGGCGGCGGTCATGGTCGGCACTCCCATCCTGACGCAAGACGTCGATATCGTACCCCGAAGAACTCTGGAGAACGCTCAACGGCTTCATGAATGGTTGCTCGCACACGGAGCTTATCATCGTCTCGATCTGGCAAATCGACGCTTGCCGCCCACACGCGATGTGCTCATGGGTCACGGGCACGTCAATCTTCAAATCGACTTGGGGATGCTGGATATCCTTTGCGAGCTCGAAACTGGGCAAGGTTATGAAGAATTGCTCGCCGATACGGTCCTCGTGGATATCGGCGACGGCAAGCTCGTTCGCGTCTTGAGTTTGTCGAGGCTAATTGCCGCAAAGGCACACGCAGGCCGGCCCAAGGACCGAGCTGTCTTACCAGTCCTCATGGCAACGCTCGACGAGCAGAAGCGGCGTGGCTCATCTGGATGA
- a CDS encoding ArsA family ATPase: MPTSPSVSQASGRLVHDLGRRRFLFVTGKGGVGKTTFSAALAVALAREGKRVLVALCNTKERLSAVMGTKPIGDDIVPVAENVWGVNISPEKALFEYGAMVLKVRAVAHAVFENKYTSAFFRAVPGLYEWAMLGKAWFHTTETRDDGKPRFDIVLLDAPATGHGIDMLRVPKVILDVVPPGVLRRDAEAAWAMFRDPQQSGVVVVTLPEEMPTQETLDLVTTIDRELSLPVLRLVINGVLPPLFSPEERERLAALSDLLSIDAPDRTQNAPECALVAGARRAVRERVQAESLERLAKESTLPQMKLPYLFDEASTAQGTRMLASLL, from the coding sequence ATGCCCACTTCTCCCTCGGTAAGCCAAGCTTCGGGCCGGCTCGTCCATGACCTGGGACGGCGGCGATTTCTCTTCGTGACGGGCAAAGGCGGCGTCGGAAAAACGACGTTTTCTGCAGCTCTTGCGGTGGCGCTCGCCCGCGAGGGCAAGCGGGTGCTCGTGGCCTTGTGCAATACGAAAGAACGACTTTCCGCGGTCATGGGAACGAAGCCCATTGGGGACGATATCGTTCCGGTCGCGGAAAATGTGTGGGGCGTGAACATTTCGCCGGAAAAGGCGCTGTTCGAATATGGCGCGATGGTGCTCAAGGTGCGCGCCGTGGCGCACGCGGTCTTCGAGAACAAATACACGAGCGCTTTTTTTCGAGCAGTTCCGGGCCTTTATGAATGGGCGATGCTCGGCAAAGCCTGGTTTCATACGACGGAAACGCGCGACGATGGCAAACCGCGTTTCGACATCGTGCTGCTCGATGCGCCCGCGACAGGGCACGGCATCGACATGCTGCGCGTGCCCAAAGTCATTCTCGATGTCGTGCCTCCAGGCGTTTTGCGGCGTGATGCCGAAGCTGCTTGGGCGATGTTTCGCGACCCGCAACAAAGTGGCGTCGTGGTCGTGACCCTACCGGAAGAAATGCCCACGCAAGAAACGCTCGATCTCGTGACGACCATCGACCGCGAGCTTTCGCTGCCCGTATTGCGCCTGGTGATCAATGGTGTATTGCCGCCACTGTTTTCGCCTGAGGAGCGCGAGCGATTGGCGGCCTTGTCGGACCTTTTGTCCATCGATGCGCCCGATCGTACGCAAAATGCGCCCGAATGTGCGCTCGTGGCAGGAGCGCGGCGCGCGGTGCGCGAACGAGTCCAGGCGGAAAGTTTGGAGAGGCTCGCCAAAGAATCGACCTTGCCGCAAATGAAGCTGCCGTATCTCTTCGATGAAGCGTCGACCGCACAAGGCACGCGAATGCTCGCATCCTTGCTGTAG
- a CDS encoding protein kinase, which produces MAAASLAATTSNESWGIPGIEPGTVLKHYEIIRQLGAGGMGIVFLARDTRLGRLVAVKFLLDVSGPAVQRFLTEARTTAECRHENIVVIYDVDEVHGYPYMVLEYIDGRTLRAVMTEHERSVGAELIASWAVELVLPVVKALACAHEMGIVHRDLKPENILLTNTGFVKVLDFGIAKRVSSALASTIQAARAGHIEGGNQTQDGLLVGTMPYMSPEQWQGDEIDARTDIWAVGVILFEMLVGEHPLAPASLPQLLTVVDLDVPMPSARAARPDAGLLGDVIDHCLKKRKAERIATARALLDELQALGHDGPAASIAKDESPFAGLAAFQESDASRFFGRENDVAAVIGKLRNQPLVAIAGPSGAGKSSFIRAGVIPALKRSAQRVETFVVRPGRRPLAALADVLAFLADTAAKTDTNAEIDPETVASMLRTQPGYFGARLRARCRRRAGEHRILIVVDQLEELYTLGIDSEERAAFYACIEGVADDAASPLRVIVTIRADFLDRLAGDRRFMAEVTQGLVFLPPMGRDGLRDALTRPLVALKYQFEDESLVDEMVDSLDGTRCPLPLLQFTATKLWEARDRQRRLLTRDAYRSVGGVAGALSTHADAVLSGLTLPEQRLARSVFIRLVTPERTRAIVRMDELVTLDDEGSLVEQVVHRLAGARLLLIEAGDDQMGKTVELAHESLIERWVRFRQWLDEDEHDAQFLTQLRTAAQQWQKNGEPDGLLWRDRAALEAGHWLARRRAERGAEATSGLGKGELRYLQAVITLAERMRRWRMLVAAVVIGALAVIAVAVSVLAFHAHGQALRANEQARRADDQAKHAQQEARQARNATRMAAAREMQHDPTSVLAVLREAEEPDVPRGWSELTRWALYAGVARSVLSHPDGVAYAAWSPDGQTIVTASRDNKVRSWNANGMAEPTMLRGHENHVWSAAFSPDGKFVASASSDKTALVQRADGTGEPVILRGHTDVVWTAMFDPGGQHVLTASLDRTARIWKTNGSGEPVILRGHAGGIRSAAFSPDGKHIVTASFDKTARVWTVDGTKQPVILLGHADVVSWASWSPDGKRIVTASWDRTIRVWDAEGTGKPLIIHAHDDRIHSAFFSPDGRRILTASQDKTVRLWNAHGAREPLILRGHDDFVWSAEFTNDGKRIVTASTDTTARVYEVDGTGDPKILRGHDEAVVAVAIHPSGKRIASASYDKTARLWDESGAGEPLVFRGHEGPLASVAFSPSGERMVTASYDSSARVWNVNGQDKPIVLEGHTNAVRSAAFVDEQRIVTASHDGTARVWNADGTGNPLVLRGHTDQVVAVAVDPSKERLITTSMDGTARLSRVDGTGESVVFRGHEGPIWSAAWSPDGKRVATGSHDKTTRIWSADGSSAPIVLRGHEHWVLSVAWSPDGKRIVTASQDKTVRVWNADGTGMLLVLRGNAAFNHASWTPDGNSIVASSDDKTISIWSDLEPVHGILDARLWKATTYCMPIDRRIKILGLPSDVAEASRDACRARVGKVWQGEAR; this is translated from the coding sequence ATGGCCGCGGCGTCTCTAGCCGCGACGACATCGAACGAGTCTTGGGGCATTCCGGGCATCGAACCTGGCACCGTCCTCAAACATTACGAAATCATCCGGCAGCTCGGTGCGGGTGGAATGGGCATCGTATTCCTCGCCCGCGACACGCGTCTCGGGCGCCTGGTCGCCGTCAAGTTTCTCCTCGATGTCAGCGGTCCCGCGGTGCAACGTTTTCTCACCGAGGCCCGGACGACCGCCGAATGCCGACATGAAAACATCGTCGTCATTTATGATGTGGACGAGGTGCATGGTTATCCCTACATGGTCCTCGAATACATCGACGGTCGCACGCTTCGCGCCGTCATGACCGAGCACGAACGCTCGGTCGGTGCAGAGCTCATTGCGAGCTGGGCGGTCGAGCTCGTTCTCCCCGTCGTGAAAGCGCTTGCGTGTGCCCACGAAATGGGCATCGTTCACCGCGACCTGAAACCCGAAAACATTCTTTTGACCAATACTGGATTCGTCAAGGTCCTTGATTTTGGCATCGCCAAAAGAGTCTCCAGTGCGCTCGCTTCGACGATACAAGCTGCTCGGGCTGGGCACATCGAAGGTGGGAATCAGACGCAGGACGGATTGCTGGTCGGCACCATGCCGTACATGTCTCCCGAGCAATGGCAGGGAGACGAAATCGATGCGCGCACCGACATTTGGGCGGTCGGCGTCATTCTTTTCGAAATGCTCGTAGGCGAGCATCCGCTCGCGCCAGCGTCATTACCACAGCTCCTGACCGTGGTGGATCTCGACGTGCCGATGCCAAGTGCACGTGCAGCGCGTCCGGACGCGGGACTTCTGGGCGACGTCATCGACCATTGCTTGAAGAAACGTAAAGCAGAACGAATTGCTACGGCACGCGCGCTGCTCGACGAGCTTCAAGCGCTCGGTCATGACGGTCCTGCGGCGAGCATCGCCAAAGACGAGAGCCCATTTGCCGGTCTCGCGGCTTTTCAAGAATCGGATGCGTCACGGTTCTTTGGGCGTGAAAATGACGTCGCGGCGGTCATTGGTAAACTTCGCAATCAACCGCTCGTTGCCATCGCTGGGCCATCGGGGGCTGGCAAGTCTTCGTTCATTCGAGCGGGTGTCATTCCGGCGCTGAAACGATCGGCGCAACGTGTGGAGACGTTCGTCGTTCGTCCTGGGCGACGCCCGCTCGCGGCGCTTGCGGATGTCCTTGCATTCCTTGCGGACACGGCTGCAAAAACGGATACGAATGCCGAAATCGATCCCGAAACAGTCGCTTCCATGTTGCGCACACAGCCTGGGTATTTCGGCGCGCGGCTTCGTGCGCGTTGTCGAAGGCGGGCGGGCGAACATCGCATTCTCATCGTCGTGGATCAGCTCGAAGAATTGTATACACTCGGCATCGATTCCGAGGAGCGAGCGGCATTCTATGCTTGCATCGAAGGCGTCGCGGACGATGCAGCGTCCCCCCTTCGAGTCATCGTCACGATCCGCGCAGATTTTCTCGATCGGCTCGCGGGTGACCGTCGTTTCATGGCCGAAGTCACGCAGGGGTTGGTCTTTTTGCCGCCCATGGGGCGGGATGGTTTGCGAGATGCATTGACGAGACCGCTCGTCGCATTGAAATATCAATTCGAAGACGAATCGCTCGTGGACGAAATGGTCGACAGCCTCGACGGGACACGTTGTCCATTACCGCTTTTGCAATTCACCGCCACCAAGCTTTGGGAGGCACGTGATCGGCAAAGGCGGCTCTTGACGCGTGACGCGTATCGATCCGTGGGCGGCGTCGCTGGTGCACTTTCGACGCATGCCGACGCCGTACTTTCAGGCCTGACGTTGCCCGAGCAGCGGCTTGCGCGTTCGGTGTTCATAAGGCTGGTTACTCCCGAGCGCACACGTGCCATCGTGCGAATGGACGAGCTCGTCACGCTCGATGACGAAGGCAGTCTCGTGGAGCAGGTGGTCCACCGCCTTGCAGGTGCGCGCCTTTTGTTGATCGAGGCGGGCGACGATCAAATGGGCAAGACCGTCGAATTGGCGCACGAGTCGCTGATCGAGCGATGGGTGCGGTTCCGGCAATGGCTCGACGAAGACGAGCACGACGCGCAATTTTTGACACAATTGCGCACGGCCGCCCAGCAATGGCAAAAAAACGGCGAACCGGATGGGCTTTTGTGGCGTGATCGAGCTGCGCTGGAGGCGGGGCATTGGCTCGCGCGACGCCGTGCAGAGCGGGGCGCAGAGGCCACGAGTGGGCTTGGCAAAGGCGAGCTGCGGTATCTCCAAGCGGTCATTACATTGGCGGAACGAATGCGCCGATGGAGAATGCTCGTCGCGGCTGTCGTCATCGGAGCGCTCGCAGTCATTGCCGTCGCCGTGTCGGTGCTGGCATTTCATGCACACGGACAGGCATTGCGCGCCAACGAGCAGGCTCGGCGCGCGGATGACCAAGCCAAACATGCGCAGCAAGAAGCTCGGCAAGCTCGTAATGCCACGCGTATGGCCGCTGCGCGCGAAATGCAACACGATCCCACGAGCGTCCTCGCGGTCCTGCGCGAAGCCGAAGAGCCGGACGTACCGCGGGGATGGTCCGAATTGACTCGATGGGCCCTTTATGCAGGAGTCGCACGGAGCGTCCTCAGCCACCCCGATGGAGTGGCGTATGCAGCATGGAGCCCCGATGGCCAAACCATCGTAACCGCCTCGCGAGACAACAAAGTGCGCTCGTGGAATGCCAATGGAATGGCCGAACCCACGATGCTTCGAGGTCACGAGAATCACGTCTGGTCCGCGGCATTCAGCCCCGATGGCAAGTTTGTCGCGAGCGCATCATCCGACAAAACCGCCCTCGTGCAGAGGGCCGATGGCACGGGCGAGCCCGTGATTCTTCGAGGTCATACGGACGTCGTTTGGACGGCCATGTTCGATCCAGGCGGCCAGCATGTCCTCACGGCATCCTTGGATCGCACTGCGCGTATTTGGAAAACCAATGGCTCGGGCGAACCAGTGATTCTGCGGGGTCATGCGGGAGGCATTCGCTCGGCGGCTTTCAGCCCCGATGGCAAGCACATCGTGACCGCATCATTCGACAAAACCGCGCGCGTGTGGACTGTCGATGGCACCAAACAACCCGTGATTCTTCTTGGTCACGCGGACGTCGTATCCTGGGCGTCATGGAGCCCCGATGGCAAGCGCATCGTCACGGCATCTTGGGATAGGACGATTCGCGTGTGGGACGCCGAGGGCACGGGCAAACCATTGATCATCCATGCTCACGACGACCGGATCCATTCGGCTTTTTTCAGCCCCGACGGGCGACGCATCCTCACGGCGTCGCAGGACAAAACCGTAAGACTTTGGAATGCCCATGGCGCCCGTGAACCATTGATTCTTCGAGGTCATGACGACTTCGTCTGGTCCGCGGAATTTACGAACGACGGCAAGCGTATCGTCACGGCGTCGACGGATACCACGGCGCGTGTCTATGAAGTCGACGGTACCGGCGACCCAAAAATCCTGCGCGGTCACGACGAAGCCGTCGTCGCGGTGGCAATTCATCCTAGCGGCAAACGCATCGCGTCTGCTTCGTACGACAAAACCGCGCGACTGTGGGATGAAAGCGGCGCGGGCGAACCCTTGGTATTTCGCGGTCACGAAGGACCGCTCGCGTCGGTTGCATTCAGCCCGAGCGGCGAGCGTATGGTCACCGCCTCGTATGATTCCAGCGCGCGCGTATGGAACGTGAATGGGCAAGACAAACCCATCGTCCTCGAAGGGCACACCAATGCGGTCCGATCCGCCGCATTCGTCGATGAGCAACGAATCGTCACGGCCTCGCACGATGGAACGGCGCGGGTATGGAACGCTGATGGGACCGGCAATCCACTCGTGCTCCGCGGTCATACGGATCAGGTCGTCGCCGTCGCCGTCGATCCAAGCAAAGAACGTTTGATCACGACATCGATGGACGGGACCGCAAGGTTATCGCGCGTCGACGGTACGGGCGAGTCCGTCGTGTTTCGAGGTCACGAAGGCCCGATCTGGTCTGCAGCATGGAGCCCCGACGGAAAACGTGTCGCCACCGGATCTCACGACAAAACGACGCGTATCTGGAGCGCCGATGGGTCCAGCGCGCCCATCGTGCTGCGTGGTCATGAGCATTGGGTCTTGTCCGTCGCCTGGAGCCCCGATGGAAAGCGCATCGTCACCGCATCGCAGGACAAGACCGTGAGGGTCTGGAATGCGGACGGTACAGGCATGCTCCTGGTGCTTCGCGGCAATGCCGCCTTCAATCATGCGTCCTGGACCCCTGACGGCAATAGCATCGTCGCCAGCTCGGACGACAAGACCATTTCGATATGGTCCGATCTCGAGCCTGTCCACGGTATTTTGGATGCGAGGTTATGGAAGGCGACGACCTATTGCATGCCCATCGATCGTCGAATCAAGATCCTCGGCCTGCCGAGCGACGTCGCGGAGGCAAGTCGAGACGCGTGTCGAGCTCGAGTCGGCAAGGTTTGGCAGGGAGAGGCACGCTGA
- a CDS encoding transposase: MLAIQRHANHEGYRYERHRPEESVLYRVVSEHWSSFRARIEAKRVLGILEKKGRTIEGLLNGDEGSVIDSALGACYEVAARTPKTRRVDPPRMGKGECAVVVQGFNVYAGDAIDGRDRKRVERMCRYLARPPIATERLTEDGDVLRYEMKKVWRDGTRFVTLDPHELIARICAMVPPPRLHMIRFHGELAPNSALRERVVASARPYVLPNVSKPAPVQLPLFEDFFRKDEAEPTHARRKPWAWLLRHVFAVDVNVCPACAGRMKWRQVALTADAIREGLARAGLLARGPPTRKRVPMGQLVLPFPKSRRA, translated from the coding sequence ATGCTTGCGATCCAGCGTCATGCGAATCACGAGGGTTATCGTTACGAGCGGCATCGGCCGGAGGAGAGCGTTCTGTATCGGGTGGTGAGCGAGCATTGGTCATCGTTTCGCGCGCGTATCGAGGCGAAACGGGTGCTGGGGATATTGGAGAAGAAGGGCAGGACAATCGAAGGCTTATTGAATGGTGACGAGGGTAGCGTTATCGATTCGGCCCTTGGAGCGTGTTACGAAGTGGCGGCTCGGACTCCGAAGACACGCCGCGTGGATCCACCTCGAATGGGCAAGGGTGAATGTGCTGTCGTGGTGCAGGGCTTCAACGTTTATGCGGGGGACGCGATCGATGGTCGCGACCGCAAGCGAGTGGAACGCATGTGCCGTTATTTGGCGAGGCCTCCGATAGCGACGGAGCGATTGACCGAAGACGGTGACGTCTTGCGGTACGAAATGAAAAAGGTTTGGCGTGATGGGACGCGCTTCGTGACGCTGGATCCGCACGAATTGATTGCACGAATCTGTGCAATGGTGCCGCCACCGCGGTTGCACATGATCCGCTTTCACGGAGAATTGGCGCCGAACAGTGCATTGCGCGAGCGAGTCGTGGCGTCGGCGAGGCCGTATGTCTTGCCAAACGTATCCAAGCCGGCCCCCGTGCAATTGCCGCTCTTTGAGGATTTTTTCCGCAAAGACGAAGCAGAGCCGACCCATGCACGCCGCAAACCTTGGGCGTGGCTCTTGCGACATGTGTTTGCAGTGGATGTCAATGTTTGCCCCGCGTGTGCTGGGCGCATGAAATGGCGACAGGTTGCGCTGACGGCGGACGCGATACGGGAAGGTTTGGCGCGTGCGGGGCTATTGGCGCGCGGGCCTCCGACACGTAAACGGGTGCCCATGGGGCAGCTCGTGCTGCCATTTCCGAAGTCGCGTCGGGCGTGA
- a CDS encoding radical SAM protein: MSRIAVVFPPIRVSRDFIDYPYFADVGAVQAAAVLRAAGHQVHLVDALAMPGATLTPDDASQVCLGAPLDDVIARIDADTDAVLVAYTPFHRPPSRDPLLADLFVRLRKVRSDRPIVLADLYQSGQHVVDAPSSEVLAAYPEVTALVRYEAEGELAALFERLVREGAPQAPFVVNGLDPKHLDELPLPAWDLVDMPAYFAFHEAVVQGLGRPAWAFPIGGASAPVLTSRGCPYRCVHCSSNPTSRTDGDLDKPKTQRRYSAAYLDKLFGMLRERGVRRVHLLDELVNVNERHFDAVVELLEKHDLSFEIPNGVRADYVLDRHIAAMKGRMTTLSVSAESGVQRVVDEVVDKQLDLGAIRTVAGLAKEAGLPLLVHFMIGLPGETRKEINGTLEFALELHEQADVIPSVQFATPLPGTRLGAMAMRAKRALPVVSDWGPRFQQEPTIETDAFSLDELRKFKWTFDRRIEASAGPKKVIMNVTYKCNNRCTFCATGTRTQFDGNYERQRELLVKYRKLGVTLLDFDGGEPTLNPNLLRLVEFAKRIGYERINVTTNARMASYADFAEKLVHSGVTSLLTSIHGPDAQTHAQNVGVAEAFDQTCAGVRNFVRLAVPGVELGANITITKSNHKKLEATTAMIYDLGLRWFNIQFLTPFGRATNSVCPDTTVAAQETMRVIDKWKDRIKFQVINLPFCFMPGYEEYLMGDMLKLERHMLFVNNEEVNLFEYLRERRVKKPVCESCPHAIFCGGFYELDDVPEPTWLVRPEDLVRPIAPEVPRAY, translated from the coding sequence ATGTCCCGCATCGCGGTCGTCTTCCCTCCGATTCGCGTCTCGCGCGACTTCATCGACTACCCGTACTTCGCAGACGTCGGCGCCGTGCAAGCCGCAGCGGTCCTTCGCGCCGCCGGTCACCAAGTGCACCTCGTCGATGCGCTCGCCATGCCGGGCGCAACACTCACGCCCGACGACGCATCGCAGGTTTGTCTCGGCGCTCCGCTCGATGACGTGATCGCTCGCATCGATGCAGACACCGACGCGGTGCTCGTCGCCTACACGCCGTTCCATCGGCCTCCGTCGCGTGATCCGCTCCTCGCCGACCTATTCGTACGACTTCGTAAGGTTCGTTCTGACCGTCCGATTGTCCTGGCTGACCTCTACCAAAGTGGTCAACACGTCGTCGACGCGCCCTCGTCCGAAGTCCTCGCCGCGTACCCCGAAGTCACGGCGCTCGTGCGCTACGAGGCCGAAGGCGAGCTCGCTGCGCTCTTCGAACGGCTCGTGCGCGAAGGTGCACCGCAAGCGCCCTTCGTCGTGAATGGTTTGGACCCCAAGCATCTCGATGAGCTGCCGCTGCCCGCGTGGGACTTGGTCGACATGCCCGCGTACTTCGCGTTTCACGAAGCCGTCGTGCAAGGTCTCGGGCGGCCTGCATGGGCGTTTCCGATCGGTGGAGCGAGTGCACCGGTCTTGACGAGTCGCGGTTGCCCGTATCGATGCGTGCACTGCTCGTCGAACCCGACGTCGCGTACCGATGGAGACCTGGACAAACCGAAGACGCAACGACGTTATTCAGCAGCGTATCTCGACAAACTCTTCGGGATGTTGCGTGAACGAGGTGTGCGGCGTGTGCACCTGCTCGACGAGCTCGTGAACGTGAACGAACGGCACTTCGATGCCGTGGTGGAGCTGCTCGAGAAACACGACTTGTCGTTCGAGATTCCGAACGGCGTGCGCGCGGATTACGTGCTCGATCGGCACATCGCCGCGATGAAGGGTCGGATGACGACGCTGAGCGTGAGCGCCGAGAGCGGTGTGCAGCGCGTGGTGGACGAAGTCGTCGACAAGCAGCTCGACCTCGGCGCGATCCGCACGGTGGCGGGCTTGGCGAAAGAAGCGGGCCTGCCGCTGCTCGTGCATTTCATGATCGGTTTGCCCGGAGAAACTCGGAAGGAGATCAACGGGACGCTCGAGTTTGCCCTGGAACTTCACGAGCAAGCGGACGTGATTCCGAGCGTGCAATTTGCAACTCCGCTGCCGGGCACGAGGCTCGGGGCGATGGCCATGCGAGCGAAGCGAGCGCTGCCCGTCGTATCGGATTGGGGGCCGCGATTTCAGCAAGAGCCGACGATCGAGACGGATGCATTTTCATTGGACGAGCTGCGCAAGTTCAAGTGGACGTTCGATCGGCGCATCGAGGCATCGGCGGGGCCGAAAAAGGTGATCATGAACGTCACCTACAAGTGCAACAATCGGTGCACGTTTTGCGCTACGGGCACGCGCACTCAATTCGACGGTAATTACGAACGGCAACGCGAATTGCTCGTGAAATATCGCAAGCTGGGCGTTACGTTGCTCGATTTCGACGGCGGCGAACCAACGCTCAACCCCAATCTTTTGCGACTCGTCGAGTTTGCCAAGCGGATTGGGTACGAGCGGATCAACGTGACCACGAATGCGCGGATGGCGAGTTACGCGGACTTTGCGGAAAAACTCGTACATTCCGGGGTAACGTCGCTTCTGACGAGCATTCACGGGCCGGATGCGCAGACGCACGCGCAAAATGTGGGCGTGGCCGAAGCATTCGATCAAACGTGCGCGGGGGTGCGTAATTTCGTGCGTCTTGCGGTGCCCGGCGTGGAGCTCGGGGCGAACATTACGATTACGAAATCGAATCACAAAAAACTCGAAGCCACGACGGCTATGATTTACGACCTTGGTTTGCGTTGGTTCAACATTCAATTCTTGACGCCATTCGGTCGCGCGACGAATTCGGTTTGTCCTGATACAACCGTGGCTGCGCAAGAAACGATGCGCGTCATCGACAAGTGGAAAGATCGCATCAAGTTTCAGGTCATCAATTTGCCGTTTTGCTTCATGCCGGGATACGAAGAATATCTCATGGGCGACATGCTCAAGCTCGAGCGGCACATGCTCTTCGTGAACAACGAAGAAGTGAATTTGTTCGAATATTTGCGTGAGCGACGGGTGAAAAAGCCCGTATGCGAATCGTGCCCGCACGCGATTTTCTGCGGCGGTTTTTATGAATTGGACGACGTCCCGGAGCCGACGTGGCTCGTGCGTCCGGAGGATCTGGTCCGCCCGATAGCGCCGGAAGTGCCGCGGGCATACTAA
- a CDS encoding phosphoadenosine phosphosulfate reductase family protein, whose amino-acid sequence MRISIESLDALNERFANAEPIDILRFVHRVFGSRSAILSGMQRAGSLLCRLADREALDFDVLFVDSGVMHRETLATRDELARTHTHLRIITRFPYRSFAQQTAEEGLLYMTREGQERCCSLRKRQPLLAQKGRYDALVSALRREEGGARSKTRVFDIDTEMNALRVHPLADVTREKLDAMIAADPHIVVNPLHAMGYPTIGCFTCTTPVLPDEPERAGRWRHLASVAYCGINPIDRDAQSDAIDMDDRYASALFGELVVSP is encoded by the coding sequence ATGCGCATCTCCATCGAGAGTCTCGATGCCTTGAACGAGCGGTTCGCGAACGCCGAACCCATCGACATCCTTCGCTTCGTTCACCGCGTCTTCGGGTCGCGCAGCGCCATCCTCTCGGGCATGCAGCGCGCCGGATCTTTGCTCTGCCGCCTTGCCGACCGCGAAGCGCTCGACTTCGACGTCCTCTTCGTCGACTCGGGCGTCATGCATCGAGAAACCCTGGCCACGCGCGACGAGCTCGCTCGCACGCACACGCACTTGCGCATCATTACGCGTTTCCCATATCGTTCGTTCGCTCAGCAAACGGCCGAAGAGGGCCTGCTCTACATGACCCGCGAAGGCCAAGAGCGCTGCTGCTCGCTGCGTAAACGCCAACCGCTGCTCGCGCAAAAAGGGCGCTACGACGCGCTCGTCAGCGCACTTCGTCGCGAAGAAGGCGGCGCTCGTAGCAAAACACGCGTGTTCGACATCGATACCGAAATGAATGCCTTGCGCGTCCATCCGCTCGCGGACGTGACGCGCGAAAAGCTCGATGCAATGATCGCCGCCGACCCGCACATCGTCGTCAATCCGCTGCATGCCATGGGATATCCGACGATCGGGTGTTTTACTTGCACGACGCCTGTTCTTCCGGACGAACCCGAACGAGCCGGTCGGTGGAGGCACCTGGCCAGCGTCGCTTATTGCGGAATCAATCCCATCGACCGCGATGCGCAGAGCGATGCCATCGACATGGACGATCGGTACGCATCGGCGCTTTTCGGCGAGCTCGTCGTGTCGCCGTGA